A stretch of DNA from Ruminococcus albus 7 = DSM 20455:
ATAAGAGTCGCACTGGAAAAGGGCTACATCAAGGAAGGTGACCTGGTAGTAATCACAGCAGGAGTACCCCTCGGTATAAGCGGCACAACCAACCTGATGAAAGTAGAACGCGCCTAGCCCTCGCGCGGGCACGCAACACGTCACTTACAAAGCTAGTACGGTAAGTTTGTTTCTCGGTGCCCTTTGAAGCTTGCAAACAAACACAGCTGCCCTAGCCAGGGTCGCCGACACGTCACCAACATTGTTATGACGGGCAGTATGTTTCTCGGTGCCCTTTGAAGCTCGCAAACAAACACAGCTGCCCTAGCCCGGGGCGCCGACACGTCACCAACATTGTTATGACGGGCAGTTTGTTTCTCGGTAGCCTTTTAAGCTTTGAGATCAATCGCAGCTGTCATCGTGCGGACGTTCCCACAGCAGGAGTAAAAGAATACAAGTAAACTGCCAATGAAGCAGAGTGCGCTGTCGAGCCAAACCTTTAGCTTCATTGGCAGTTTTGCATCTGTCTCATCCTGACAGCAGATATCCTGTTGCAGGATTCAGGGTTGACATTTCTGCTGTTTTGTTATATTATAGTATAGGTCTGCCGATTCAGGAGTGTACAGCTTTGTTCCACAGGCAGACAAAGACGGCGTGATTACAGCTGTACACGGACGGCTGATACATTTATCCGTTCTTCACCGCCGTACTATATTTATTATTGGAGTACGTATAATGAGTTTGAAAAATACGCTGACCATCTGGTTCGGCAAATTAATGGTCAAAACACTTCGCCTGCTTGGCAGGGATGCAGGCAACGCGCCGGGTCTTGTACTGTGGGAGCTGAATAAGGACTGCCTGAAAGCCTTCAAGGTTGACTGCCCCATAATCGCGGTAACAGGCACTAACGGCAAGACTTCGGTCACAAACTACCTGAACCACATCTTTGAAAGCACAGGCAAAAAAATAATCACAAATAAACAGGGTAATAATCTGGACACAGGCATAACTTCCCTGCTTTTGCAGAACTGTGATATGAAAGGCAGAGTAAAGGCAGATTATCTTGTGCTTGAAGTTGACGAGAGCCATGTGCCCGTCATATTCTCCAAGATGAAGCTTGAGACCCTGGTACTGCTGAACTTCTTCCGTGACCAGCTGGACAGGAACGGTGAAGTGGAAACGCTTATACTCAAGGTTAAGAAATTCCTTGAAACTTACGAGGGCAACGTGGTACTCAATGCCGATGACCCAAACGTTTCCCGTCTTGGACTTGCAAACCCGAACAACAAGAATATCTACTATTTCAGTGTTGACCGCTATGCAGGTGCTACCGATAAGCCCTACGAAGTGGGTGAGGGTAAGTTCTGTCCTTCCTGCGGGACCGAGCTTGTGTATGACTACTATCAGTATTCACACGTCGGAAAGTTCCGCTGCCCCAAATGCGGATTCGGTGATGTAAAACCGTATATGACTGCAAAGAACGTTAAGCTGGACGTGCCCTCTGTTGAATTCGAGGGTGAGGAGTACAAGATCTCACACAACAGCATATACTACGTTTACAATCTCTCGGCTGTATACACAGCAGCCAGCCTTTACAACTTTGATAAAAAGGTGCTTCACGAAACCTTTGAGAAGTTTGAAGTAAACAACGGCAGACTTGAAAAGTTCAGCGTGGACGGCAGTGAGCTGCTGGTAAACCTTGCCAAGAATCCTGTTGGCGCCAATATGACACTGAGAGTTATGAACGAGCACAACGACGATAAGGAGCTGCTTTTTGTCCTCAACGATAACCTTGCCGACGGTCATGACGTATCGTGGATATGGGATATAAATTTCTCGGTATTCAAGGATGTTTCGAGAGTTGTCACAAGCGGCACAAGGGCATACGATATCGCAATAAGGATAAAATGCTCGGGCTACGACCCCGATAAGATAGTTGTCAGACCCGATCTTGATGATGCTATGGACGAGTTCTTCAAAAACAAGGGCTGCAAGTATGCCATAGCAAATTATACCGCCATACAGCCCACACGTGCGGCTATAAAGCGATACAAAGCAAAAGCGGAAGGAGGTCAGGGATAATGGAAAAGCTGAAGATACTGCATATGTACCCTGCCATGCTGGACCTTTACGGTGACAGCGGAAATGTTGAGATACTTTCCTACCGATGCAGGATGCGCGGCATAGAAACAGAAGTGATAAAACACGATCTCGGTGACAGGGACACTGATTTTTCGGGCGTTGATATAGTATACCTGGGCGGCGGTGCCGACTTTGAACAGCAGCTGCTTGCTGATGATCTGCTGGGACTTAAAGATGAGATACGCAAAGCTTACGAAAGCGGAGTATACTTCCTGATGATATGCGGCGGCTACCAGCTTATGGGACAATACTACAAGGACTCCAACGGCAAGAAGATACCCGGTCTGGGACTATTCGATTATTATACTGCAGCATCCACCAACAAGCGCGAAAGATGCATAGGCAACATAGTGGTCGAAGCTGATCTCAGCGGCGAAAAATACAAGGTCATAGGCTTTGAGAACCACGGCGGACAGACAACTAATGTTACCTCGCCTTTCGGAAAAGTCCTGGCAGGCAACGGCAACGAATTTTCCAGCACCACTGAGGGCTACACCGAGAAAAATGTGACCGCCACCTATCTTCACGGGCCTCTACTTTCCAAGAACCCGAAGCTGGCAGATCACATAATATCCTACTGCATGACAAGAAAGACAGGTACAGACTATGTCCCTGCACCTATAAATGACAAGCTTGAGGAGGACTGCCGCAGTCAGCTGTTTGAAAGACTGCTGAAATAGCAAGGAGTATGCTATGTTCCATTTTTTCAGGAAAAGATCCGCAGATAATGAGCCTGCGCTGAAAAAGCGGATACAGGCTATGAAGTGCCGCAAGATCAATTTTGTGGATGATGATTTTGAGGGCTTGTGCAGAGATATGAAAACAGGCTGCAAGCCGCTTATGCGCCTGAAGCCTGTTAATTAGTCTCTCCTCAACAAGCCTCTAAAATCCACGGCATACCGGCTGGCGATATGAGAAGCGAATATTTATCACTATTTTCCAGAAGCGTAAAAGCATCGCCGCCAGGCGGTCGATGTTCATTGCGATGACGCTGAGAACTATCGATGCTCTTGTTGTGTCTTCTCTTTTTGTGAGCAGCAGACCAAGACCGAATTTGCGCTTTGCAAGACTGAACTTACGCTCCACTTCGATCCTGTCGGTATTATCTTTATATGCTGCCTTCTTTTCAGCCTTGCTGTCGGCGTCATTCTTCGGTCTTCCGAGTTTTTTGCCTGAAATACGTATGCCGTGACCGCTGCAAAACGAGATGTTTTCACGGTTGCGATATATCTGATCAACAAGAACTCGCTCCGGATAATGACCTGTGCGCTGCTTGTAGTTTTCAATTGCTGTTTTCAGAACTGCACTTTCGTTGTAAGCATTAAAGGATAGCTTCTCGATCCTGCACATCCCGGTCTCATCAACTGACAGATCGAGCTTAGCTCCAAACTCAACAGGAGATTTTGCTTTACCTCTTACGATCGGTCGGATGTACGGCTGGCTGATGCTGACAATACGGTCTTCAACAGAATGAGTGTTGCTTTCAAACATATACCGCTGCTGATCGTAAACGGTCATGAGAATATCAAGAAGCTCCTTATCGGAAACGGACAGCACAACGCCGTTGTTTTCGATAAGATTATCGATATATCCAAGGTCACGGCGAATATATTGAAGCTGCTTTTTGATCGCTTTTCTGATCTTTTTCGCACCGCGCTTTCTGCATTTGGCAAGTGCAAGATAGTCTTTTCTTGCCTTTTGATGGTACATTCTCGGTCTGTAAAATCCGTATTTATCGGAGACTCTGCACAGCATATCTTCAAGCTTTTCACGAACTTCATTCAGCAGCTCAATGTCCTGAGGATACTTGATATTCTGCGGCGCACAGGTCGCATCAAGGATCAGTGTGCCAGAGTTTTCAGTTTTTTCTTCGGAATCATTTGCTGGATCTTGCTGATCGGGCTGACCTCCGTTTCCACTCACGTCATCAGAATCGTCATTGTCTTGCTGCGAGTTGTACTCGATGATCATTTCATTGATCTCGTTGAGAACATCCTCCGATAGTCTTTTGCGGAATTCCACGAGAAGCGAAGGTACGAACGGAATCTTATCCTCATATCCGGGCAGCCCGATGAAATACTGGTAGTACGGGTTCTCTCTGATCTGTTCGACGAGTTCTTCGTCCGGATAATGATATTGCTTCTGTATCAACAGCGAACCGAGTGCCATGCGGAGAGGCTTTGCGGGCATACCGGTATGGCTCGGGAACAGCCTGGCATATTCAGCTTCAATTGTTTCCCAAGGGATCATTTCTGCTTTCTTTACCCAGCGGTTATCCGGGTTCATTTGCAAACCAAGCGGTTGATTGAAATCTGTGAATGAAATCTGTTTTTCTTTCTTGAACTTATACATGGCATCCTCCGAAGTGCAAGCTTTTTTCTCGTTTTGATTACTTTTTCTTGCACTTCTATTATACCATATTGGGTTGGATTTGTCGATATTTCGTCGCTTTATTGCTGTGTGAGGAGAGACTAATTATTATGCAATAAAGAACAGCTACATCATGGGTATGCTGTATTCTACCGAAGATTTTTCGGAGAACCATATAGAGCTTCTGCATTTTGAGAACGAACGTCAGACTGGCAAAAGCGATATCTACCCTGTTGACACGGATACAGCAGTAAAGCTGCTGGCTAAAGTCGGCATAATGATAGACCTTAAAAAGTACGGATAATTGTACAGAAAGTGAGAGCCATGAATTTTGAAAACTGTAAGGGTATGTCCGAAGAAGAGATGCAGGAAAAATTCCGCGCCTTTCAGGAAGAACTCAGCAGCAGGATATCCTGTGCGGACAGCTTCCACCTCAGTGATATAAAGACAGTTGCAGGCATCGACCTTGCTTACTGGCAGAATGAGAACGGTGATGAACAGGCAGTATGCTGTATCGTAATAATTGACTTTACAACTCATGAAGTCATAGAAAGACAGCATTTCAGCGGAAAGATAAATGTTCCGTATATGCCGGGATTCCTGGCTTTCAGGGAACTGCCCCTTATACTCGAAACAGTGAAGCTGCTTGAAAATATCCCCGATATCTATATATTTGACGGCAACGGATATCTTCACCCCAGACACATGGGCATAGCTTCTCATGCGTCCTTTTATTTGGACAGACCTACTTTCGGTATAGCAAAGACATATTTCCGCGCTGACAAAAAGACCGACTACACCGAGCCTTCCCCCGAAAGCGGAAGCTTCACCGATATCGTGATAGGCGGCGAGGTCTATGGCAGAGCCCTGAGGACACATACTGGTGTAAGACCTGTTTTCGTATCCGTCGGCAACAATATCTCCCTTGATACCGCCTGCAATATTGCACTGACCCTGACGGATAAGGAGAGCCATATACCCATACCCACAAGGCTTGCCGACCTTGATACCCATGTGATGCGCGAAAAGCTTAGATCACAAAACTGAATAAGAGCAAAAAAAAGCTGAGGACGTTTATTGAAACGCGCTCAG
This window harbors:
- a CDS encoding type 1 glutamine amidotransferase → MEKLKILHMYPAMLDLYGDSGNVEILSYRCRMRGIETEVIKHDLGDRDTDFSGVDIVYLGGGADFEQQLLADDLLGLKDEIRKAYESGVYFLMICGGYQLMGQYYKDSNGKKIPGLGLFDYYTAASTNKRERCIGNIVVEADLSGEKYKVIGFENHGGQTTNVTSPFGKVLAGNGNEFSSTTEGYTEKNVTATYLHGPLLSKNPKLADHIISYCMTRKTGTDYVPAPINDKLEEDCRSQLFERLLK
- a CDS encoding MurT ligase domain-containing protein, with product MSLKNTLTIWFGKLMVKTLRLLGRDAGNAPGLVLWELNKDCLKAFKVDCPIIAVTGTNGKTSVTNYLNHIFESTGKKIITNKQGNNLDTGITSLLLQNCDMKGRVKADYLVLEVDESHVPVIFSKMKLETLVLLNFFRDQLDRNGEVETLILKVKKFLETYEGNVVLNADDPNVSRLGLANPNNKNIYYFSVDRYAGATDKPYEVGEGKFCPSCGTELVYDYYQYSHVGKFRCPKCGFGDVKPYMTAKNVKLDVPSVEFEGEEYKISHNSIYYVYNLSAVYTAASLYNFDKKVLHETFEKFEVNNGRLEKFSVDGSELLVNLAKNPVGANMTLRVMNEHNDDKELLFVLNDNLADGHDVSWIWDINFSVFKDVSRVVTSGTRAYDIAIRIKCSGYDPDKIVVRPDLDDAMDEFFKNKGCKYAIANYTAIQPTRAAIKRYKAKAEGGQG
- a CDS encoding IS5 family transposase is translated as MYKFKKEKQISFTDFNQPLGLQMNPDNRWVKKAEMIPWETIEAEYARLFPSHTGMPAKPLRMALGSLLIQKQYHYPDEELVEQIRENPYYQYFIGLPGYEDKIPFVPSLLVEFRKRLSEDVLNEINEMIIEYNSQQDNDDSDDVSGNGGQPDQQDPANDSEEKTENSGTLILDATCAPQNIKYPQDIELLNEVREKLEDMLCRVSDKYGFYRPRMYHQKARKDYLALAKCRKRGAKKIRKAIKKQLQYIRRDLGYIDNLIENNGVVLSVSDKELLDILMTVYDQQRYMFESNTHSVEDRIVSISQPYIRPIVRGKAKSPVEFGAKLDLSVDETGMCRIEKLSFNAYNESAVLKTAIENYKQRTGHYPERVLVDQIYRNRENISFCSGHGIRISGKKLGRPKNDADSKAEKKAAYKDNTDRIEVERKFSLAKRKFGLGLLLTKREDTTRASIVLSVIAMNIDRLAAMLLRFWKIVINIRFSYRQPVCRGF
- a CDS encoding endonuclease V codes for the protein MNFENCKGMSEEEMQEKFRAFQEELSSRISCADSFHLSDIKTVAGIDLAYWQNENGDEQAVCCIVIIDFTTHEVIERQHFSGKINVPYMPGFLAFRELPLILETVKLLENIPDIYIFDGNGYLHPRHMGIASHASFYLDRPTFGIAKTYFRADKKTDYTEPSPESGSFTDIVIGGEVYGRALRTHTGVRPVFVSVGNNISLDTACNIALTLTDKESHIPIPTRLADLDTHVMREKLRSQN